The proteins below come from a single Arthrobacter crystallopoietes genomic window:
- a CDS encoding App1 family protein — protein sequence MSSSVENQDIQQKAAHIGMRLEDKWQNWRERKARGRGDNVAVLPFTGYGTNGWVRVLGRVVMAKEGAFENGKVASQILADGIRGWRNFISPPVANARVVIGINGVEHEVTADRGGVVDSHVPADLPEGWTTVTLSCEGSIPVEAAVYIVPADIKFGILSDIDDTVMVTALPRPFLAAWNTFVLDEHARNATPGMAVMLERVTREHPGSPVLYLSTGAWNVAQTLTRFLSRNLYPDGALLLTDWGPTRERWFRSGMEHKTSQLMRLAREFPDVKWLLIGDDGQHDEAIYAGFAQRYPEHVAAIAIRQLSVSEAVLAGGRSQAKPANATPGIDWIYAPDGAGIAAQLHELGIINGS from the coding sequence ATGTCATCCAGCGTAGAGAACCAGGACATCCAGCAGAAGGCCGCCCATATCGGGATGCGCCTTGAGGACAAGTGGCAAAACTGGCGTGAGCGCAAGGCCCGTGGGCGCGGCGATAATGTCGCAGTCCTGCCGTTCACCGGCTACGGGACCAATGGCTGGGTCCGTGTACTCGGACGCGTAGTGATGGCCAAGGAAGGCGCGTTCGAGAACGGGAAGGTTGCCTCGCAGATTCTGGCGGATGGCATCCGCGGCTGGCGCAACTTCATCAGTCCGCCCGTCGCCAACGCCAGGGTCGTCATCGGGATCAACGGCGTGGAGCATGAAGTCACGGCAGACCGCGGCGGCGTTGTCGATTCGCATGTGCCGGCGGACCTGCCGGAAGGCTGGACCACCGTGACGCTCAGCTGCGAGGGCTCGATCCCGGTGGAGGCGGCGGTCTACATCGTGCCCGCCGACATCAAGTTCGGCATCCTGTCGGACATCGACGATACGGTGATGGTAACCGCGCTGCCGCGGCCGTTCCTGGCAGCGTGGAACACCTTCGTCCTGGACGAGCACGCCCGTAATGCCACGCCGGGCATGGCTGTCATGCTCGAACGCGTCACCCGCGAGCATCCGGGGAGCCCGGTGCTGTACCTTTCCACCGGCGCCTGGAATGTAGCCCAGACCCTCACGCGATTCCTCTCGCGGAACCTGTATCCCGACGGCGCCCTATTGCTCACCGACTGGGGACCAACCCGCGAGCGGTGGTTCCGCAGCGGGATGGAGCACAAGACCAGCCAGCTGATGCGGCTGGCCCGCGAATTCCCCGACGTGAAGTGGCTGCTCATTGGCGACGACGGCCAGCATGACGAAGCCATCTACGCAGGCTTCGCCCAGCGCTATCCGGAGCATGTTGCGGCCATTGCCATCCGCCAGCTGTCCGTCAGCGAAGCTGTGCTGGCCGGTGGACGTTCCCAGGCCAAACCGGCCAACGCCACACCGGGCATTGATTGGATCTACGCTCCGGACGGCGCCGGGATTGCCGCCCAACTGCACGAGCTCGGGATCATCAACGGCTCCTGA
- a CDS encoding GOLPH3/VPS74 family protein encodes MPEAFLLLCLRDGDGKAMLDGSTLSYGLGGAILSELALTGAITIEGRKVVPAPGYEVASSSGYGRFLQLITDARRPYRTEHWVTKFASRSPKKLVGDLLADRRVVARVEGRILGLFPTVRYPEVDPVPEQRLRERIGNVLSGLRPDGFSASVIALADATKILEKCFGPVAKERVQEITDGDWASKAVKDAISAAITAATTVTTMTAVSSAGSN; translated from the coding sequence GTGCCCGAAGCTTTTCTGCTGCTCTGTCTGCGGGACGGAGACGGCAAGGCGATGCTGGACGGATCAACGCTTAGCTATGGTTTGGGCGGAGCGATTCTCAGCGAGCTGGCCCTCACCGGCGCCATCACCATCGAGGGCCGGAAGGTCGTTCCTGCGCCCGGGTATGAGGTCGCCAGTTCCAGCGGTTACGGGCGTTTCCTCCAGCTCATCACCGACGCACGCAGGCCGTATAGGACCGAACACTGGGTGACGAAGTTCGCCAGCCGCTCCCCCAAGAAGTTGGTCGGCGACCTGCTCGCCGACCGGCGCGTTGTGGCCCGCGTAGAAGGCAGGATCCTAGGGCTCTTTCCTACTGTCAGGTACCCGGAGGTCGATCCAGTCCCGGAGCAGCGGCTGCGCGAACGGATTGGCAACGTCCTGTCCGGTCTCCGGCCCGACGGCTTCAGCGCCAGCGTGATCGCGCTGGCGGATGCCACGAAGATTCTGGAGAAGTGTTTCGGCCCGGTCGCCAAGGAACGGGTGCAGGAAATTACCGACGGCGACTGGGCGTCCAAGGCGGTGAAGGACGCTATCTCCGCCGCGATCACGGCTGCCACCACCGTGACCACCATGACTGCGGTGTCCTCAGCGGGATCGAATTAG
- a CDS encoding DUF4383 domain-containing protein, producing MTTASPSAHHAHVSRGNVRNAAMGSGIVLIVLGILGFIPGITMAYDQLAFAAGSEAMLFNAFQISMLLNIVYIVVGAAGWAMSRTAAGAKDFLLGAGALYLAMWIYGLIINLESVANFLSFNMATNWLHFIVGVVLAGLGVTYMVRHRGDTRMKT from the coding sequence ATGACCACCGCTTCACCGTCTGCGCATCATGCACATGTCTCACGTGGAAATGTGCGCAATGCTGCGATGGGCTCGGGCATTGTTCTAATCGTTCTCGGCATCCTGGGATTCATTCCCGGCATCACTATGGCTTATGACCAGCTGGCATTTGCCGCTGGTTCCGAGGCCATGCTCTTCAATGCATTCCAGATCTCCATGCTGCTGAACATCGTCTACATCGTGGTCGGTGCCGCGGGGTGGGCCATGAGCCGTACGGCCGCCGGGGCCAAGGACTTCCTGCTTGGGGCAGGCGCCTTGTATCTGGCCATGTGGATCTATGGCCTCATTATCAATCTCGAATCCGTGGCCAATTTCCTGTCCTTCAATATGGCCACCAACTGGCTGCACTTCATTGTCGGCGTGGTCCTGGCAGGACTCGGAGTTACGTACATGGTCCGGCACCGGGGCGATACACGGATGAAGACCTGA
- a CDS encoding CarD family transcriptional regulator → MKLNVGDSLVYPPHGAVTVTGVTNRSFNESDTKYLQFRVHHDGLMIEVPAAKAKDLGVRQPIGKKGVQKVIGILRTPVSTEKEIWSRRFKANQEKITNGDVYKVSEVVRDLTRRLQSGVAPAGEKRQLEQARRILVSELALSENTDEAGAGAIIDDVLRPEDVEETPTPTPKRVKTAASA, encoded by the coding sequence ATGAAGCTTAACGTAGGCGACAGTCTTGTCTACCCGCCGCACGGTGCAGTGACCGTGACAGGCGTTACCAACCGCTCCTTTAACGAGTCCGACACCAAGTACCTGCAGTTCCGCGTCCACCACGACGGTCTGATGATCGAGGTACCCGCGGCCAAGGCCAAGGACCTCGGCGTACGCCAGCCGATCGGCAAGAAGGGCGTACAGAAGGTCATCGGCATCCTGCGCACCCCGGTCTCCACCGAGAAGGAAATCTGGTCCCGCCGCTTTAAGGCCAATCAGGAAAAGATCACTAACGGGGACGTTTACAAGGTCAGCGAAGTTGTTCGTGATCTGACCCGCCGCTTGCAGTCCGGCGTCGCCCCTGCCGGTGAGAAGCGCCAGCTGGAACAGGCCCGCCGGATCCTGGTGTCCGAACTCGCGCTGTCCGAGAACACGGACGAAGCCGGTGCCGGCGCCATCATTGACGACGTCCTGCGTCCGGAAGACGTGGAAGAAACACCAACACCGACGCCGAAGCGCGTCAAAACTGCAGCCAGCGCCTAG
- a CDS encoding SurA N-terminal domain-containing protein translates to MSSKKWLLALAVAGSISAVTACSAPAGEGGNSASTQQEAPAPSGAASEGANPEAQEMPKPDTEGVPDVVAEVNGEKIAKKDFVAAYEGQFQQMAMQSQMSGQKLDQDKLKDQTVEGMISSILLTQEADNRGLEAPKKKVDSTLDELVKSSQLKSKDEFLAAMKDQGMDEKTVMSEIEKQVRVEALVAEESGDTKPTEEELKKAYDQAKAQQEQMKQQGGQGAEIPPFEEAKPALEEQLKSQKQGEAAQALIKDLRANADVKIHL, encoded by the coding sequence ATGAGCAGCAAAAAGTGGCTTTTGGCCCTGGCCGTGGCGGGCTCAATTTCCGCCGTTACCGCATGCAGTGCCCCGGCCGGAGAAGGCGGGAACAGCGCGAGCACCCAGCAGGAAGCACCAGCCCCGAGCGGCGCGGCCTCCGAAGGCGCGAATCCGGAGGCGCAGGAAATGCCCAAGCCGGACACCGAGGGCGTTCCTGATGTCGTGGCGGAAGTCAACGGCGAAAAGATCGCCAAGAAGGACTTTGTCGCCGCCTATGAAGGCCAGTTCCAGCAAATGGCCATGCAGTCGCAAATGAGCGGGCAGAAGCTTGACCAGGACAAGCTCAAAGACCAGACGGTCGAAGGCATGATCAGCTCGATCCTGCTCACGCAGGAAGCAGACAACCGCGGCCTTGAGGCACCCAAGAAAAAAGTGGATTCCACCTTGGACGAGCTGGTGAAATCGAGCCAGCTCAAGAGCAAGGACGAATTCCTTGCTGCCATGAAGGACCAGGGCATGGACGAGAAAACAGTCATGTCCGAAATCGAGAAGCAGGTAAGAGTGGAAGCGCTCGTTGCCGAAGAGTCCGGGGACACCAAGCCCACGGAAGAAGAGCTGAAGAAGGCCTATGACCAGGCCAAGGCCCAGCAGGAGCAAATGAAGCAGCAGGGCGGCCAGGGCGCCGAGATTCCGCCTTTTGAGGAAGCCAAGCCGGCTCTCGAAGAGCAGCTGAAGAGCCAGAAGCAGGGCGAAGCAGCGCAGGCATTGATCAAGGACCTGCGTGCAAATGCAGACGTAAAGATCCACCTGTAG
- a CDS encoding TetR family transcriptional regulator has protein sequence MRVKSAETRATADHPVAVSPGLRERRRLQTRAEITDAALRLFAVGGVASTTVDDIAAAAGVSARTFFRYFSTKEEAALPVHQDFNEAIAAGLPSVNPQGDVRSEVDRLYALTVLPYTDNDSPSAQRMLQVSQLIRKEPSLRSAQVRQTVERTEDLLAALGAKFGPERADQMELRLAIDISGAVARAALDTWVGLLEAGEEADLAEIYRQARAFAR, from the coding sequence ATGAGGGTCAAAAGCGCAGAAACACGGGCGACGGCGGACCATCCGGTTGCTGTTTCGCCTGGTTTGAGGGAGCGCCGGCGGCTGCAAACGCGGGCGGAAATCACCGATGCGGCACTGCGGCTGTTCGCGGTGGGCGGAGTTGCCAGTACCACCGTGGACGATATTGCCGCGGCTGCCGGAGTCTCGGCGCGGACCTTCTTCCGCTATTTCTCCACCAAGGAAGAAGCTGCTTTGCCCGTCCACCAAGACTTTAATGAGGCCATTGCCGCAGGTCTGCCCTCTGTGAATCCGCAGGGCGATGTTCGCAGCGAAGTGGACCGGCTCTACGCCCTGACCGTGCTGCCCTACACAGACAATGATTCACCGTCTGCCCAGCGAATGCTGCAGGTCAGCCAGCTGATCCGCAAGGAACCGTCGCTGCGTTCGGCGCAGGTCCGGCAGACGGTGGAACGAACCGAGGACCTGCTGGCTGCCTTGGGCGCAAAGTTCGGTCCCGAGCGGGCTGACCAGATGGAACTGCGCCTGGCCATCGACATTTCCGGGGCCGTGGCCCGCGCCGCGCTGGATACCTGGGTGGGCCTGCTGGAGGCGGGGGAAGAGGCGGACCTGGCGGAGATCTACCGGCAGGCACGCGCTTTCGCACGTTAG